One stretch of Mycolicibacterium fallax DNA includes these proteins:
- the arcC gene encoding carbamate kinase, whose product MRIVIALGGNALLQRGQPMTADNQRANIRIAAERIAAVVPGNEIVVAHGNGPQVGLLALQAAAYTEVAPYPLDVLGAQTDAMIGYVIEQELGNLLPEHQQLATMLTMIEVDRRDPAFANPTKPIGPVYDRETAEQLAAARGWSIAPDGDKFRRVVASPKPKRIFEIRPIRTLVESGVVVICAGGGGIPTMYDENNDLQGVEAVIDKDLASALLAEELGADLLVIATDVDGVYLNWGQPDQQRLGAVTADDLDGLELPAGSMGPKVAAATGFARRTGNEAVIGSLTDIADIVRGSAGTRVRA is encoded by the coding sequence GTGCGCATCGTCATCGCCCTGGGTGGCAACGCCCTGCTGCAACGCGGTCAGCCGATGACCGCGGACAACCAGCGGGCCAACATCCGGATCGCCGCCGAGCGCATCGCCGCGGTGGTACCGGGCAACGAGATCGTGGTGGCGCACGGCAACGGGCCGCAGGTCGGCCTGCTGGCGCTGCAGGCGGCGGCCTACACCGAGGTCGCGCCGTATCCGCTGGATGTGCTCGGCGCCCAGACCGACGCGATGATCGGCTACGTCATCGAACAGGAACTGGGCAACCTGCTGCCCGAACACCAGCAGCTGGCCACCATGCTGACCATGATCGAGGTGGACCGCCGCGATCCGGCGTTCGCCAACCCGACCAAGCCGATCGGGCCGGTCTATGACCGGGAGACCGCCGAGCAGCTGGCCGCGGCCCGCGGCTGGTCCATCGCCCCTGACGGCGACAAGTTCCGCCGGGTGGTGGCCAGCCCGAAGCCGAAGCGAATCTTCGAGATTCGGCCGATCCGCACCCTGGTGGAGAGCGGGGTGGTGGTGATCTGCGCCGGCGGCGGCGGCATCCCGACCATGTACGACGAGAACAACGATCTGCAGGGCGTGGAGGCGGTGATCGACAAGGACCTCGCCTCGGCGCTGCTGGCCGAGGAACTGGGCGCCGATCTGCTGGTCATCGCCACCGACGTCGACGGCGTGTACCTCAACTGGGGTCAGCCCGATCAGCAGCGGCTGGGCGCGGTCACCGCCGATGACCTCGACGGGCTGGAGCTGCCCGCCGGATCGATGGGACCCAAGGTGGCGGCCGCCACCGGCTTTGCCCGGCGCACCGGCAACGAGGCGGTGATCGGCTCGCTCACCGACATCGCCGACATCGTCCGCGGCAGCGCGGGCACCCGGGTGCGGGCGTAG
- a CDS encoding ornithine carbamoyltransferase, which yields MPFNIRNRNLLSLVHHSERDLLYLLDLARDLKRAKYSGSVRHSLAGKNIALIFEKTSTRTRCAFEVAAYDEGAHVTYIDPTSSQIGHKESMKDTARVLGRMYDAIEYRGYGQDVVDELAKYAGVPVFNGLTDEYHPTQMLADVLTMTEHCSRPMHEISYAYVGDGRNNMGNSLLLVGAKLGMNVRIGAPKHLWPTPEHIAMCEDFARESGALLLITDDPLEAVKGVDFIHTDVWVSMGEPIDTWGPRIAELMPYQVNSALLAASGNPRVRFMHCLPAFHNSETKVGAQIAAQHPELANGIEVTEDVFESPANIAFEQAENRMHTIKAVLVAALA from the coding sequence ATGCCGTTCAACATCCGCAACCGCAACCTGCTCTCACTGGTCCACCACAGCGAGCGTGACCTGCTCTATCTGCTCGATCTGGCCCGAGACCTCAAGCGCGCCAAGTATTCCGGGTCGGTCCGGCACAGCCTGGCCGGCAAGAACATCGCGCTGATCTTCGAGAAGACCTCCACCCGCACCCGGTGCGCCTTCGAGGTCGCCGCCTACGACGAGGGCGCGCACGTCACCTACATCGACCCGACGTCGTCGCAGATCGGGCACAAGGAGTCGATGAAGGACACCGCCCGGGTGCTGGGCCGGATGTACGACGCGATCGAGTACCGCGGGTACGGCCAGGACGTCGTCGACGAACTGGCCAAATACGCCGGCGTGCCGGTGTTCAACGGCCTGACCGACGAGTACCACCCCACCCAGATGCTGGCCGACGTGCTCACCATGACCGAGCACTGTTCGCGCCCGATGCACGAGATCTCCTACGCCTACGTCGGCGACGGACGCAACAACATGGGCAATTCGCTGCTGCTGGTCGGGGCCAAGCTCGGGATGAACGTGCGCATCGGTGCGCCCAAGCACCTGTGGCCGACGCCGGAACACATCGCCATGTGCGAGGACTTCGCCCGCGAATCCGGCGCGCTGCTGCTGATCACCGACGACCCGCTGGAGGCCGTCAAGGGCGTCGACTTTATCCACACCGACGTGTGGGTGTCGATGGGCGAGCCGATCGACACCTGGGGCCCGCGGATCGCCGAACTGATGCCCTACCAGGTCAACAGCGCGCTGCTGGCGGCGTCGGGAAACCCGAGGGTGCGGTTCATGCACTGCCTGCCCGCGTTCCACAATTCCGAGACCAAGGTCGGCGCGCAGATCGCCGCGCAGCACCCGGAGCTGGCCAACGGCATCGAGGTCACCGAGGACGTGTTCGAGAGCCCGGCCAACATTGCCTTCGAGCAGGCCGAGAACCGGATGCACACCATCAAGGCCGTCCTCGTCGCGGCGCTGGCGTAG